A genomic region of Papaver somniferum cultivar HN1 chromosome 7, ASM357369v1, whole genome shotgun sequence contains the following coding sequences:
- the LOC113296538 gene encoding cinnamoyl-CoA reductase-like SNL6, with protein sequence MSPAAVIPASIHEEEEESKRVCVMDASGRLGSSLVESLLQRNYIVHAAVSTYGNLQPLKGLASCLNNKKLKIFETDPFDYESIINALKDCSALFYTFETPQEQPIFDEFMPEIEVRAAHNVLEACAQTDTMEKVIFTSSVTAVIWGEDHKSTTADEELSERNWSDVNFCKKFKLWHGLSKTLAEKTAWALAVDRGVNMVSINAGLLVGPEISMKTSYLKGAAEMYEDGVLVTVDLKFLVDAHICVSEDISSYGRYLCFNHVVNRPDDAVEFAKMLTPSTETTTLSAATSYEDLGIFEQRIGNKKMNKLMVDYKN encoded by the exons atgtcTCCAGCAGCTGTAATACCTGCTTCaattcatgaagaagaagaagaatcgaaaAGGGTATGTGTGATGGATGCATCAGGAAGACTAGGTTCAAGCTTGGTTGAAAGTTTACTTCAAAGGAATTATATTGTTCATGCTGCCGTCTCTACCTATG GTAATTTGCAGCCATTAAAAGGACTAGCTAGTTGTCTAAACAATAAGAAATTGAAGATATTTGAAACGGATCCTTTTGATTATGAAAGTATTATCAACGCTTTGAAAGATTGTTCTGCTTTGTTCTACACTTTCGAAACTCCTCAAGAACAACCCATCTTCGAT GAGTTTATGCCTGAAATTGAGGTTAGAGCTGCTCATAACGTATTAGAAGCTTGTGCCCAGACAGATACGATGGAGAAGGTTATATTCACATCATCTGTAACAGCAGTTATTTGGGGAGAAGACCATAAATCCACCACCGCCGACGAAGAACTCTCTGAAAGGAATTGGAGTGATGTCAATTTCTGTAAGAAATTCAAG TTATGGCATGGACTGTCAAAGACATTAGCAGAGAAAACAGCCTGGGCATTGGCAGTGGACAGAGGAGTAAACATGGTGAGCATCAATGCAGGACTGTTAGTAGGACCAGAGATTTCAATGAAGACGTCTTATTTAAAAGGTGCAGCTGAGATGTACGAAGATGGTGTTTTAGTAACAGTAGACCTGAAATTCTTAGTGGATGCTCATATCTGTGTATCCGAAGATATTTCGTCTTACGGACGATACTTATGCTTTAATCACGTGGTTAATCGACCTGATGATGCCGTTGAGTTTGCGAAAATGTTAACTCCGTCAACGGAGACGACAACTTTATCAGCAGCTACAAG CTATGAAGATTTGGGGATCTTTGAGCAAAGGATTGGTAACAAGAAGA
- the LOC113294255 gene encoding pentatricopeptide repeat-containing protein At1g63330-like, producing MSLVQKLKLNSTRVISSYHHQSFVRDYYGSGGNKSRRISQLESFVQDECKSGRIKKLDDGLRYFDQLILIRPLPSNGTFNHVLGSLTKIKCYSDVIMLYKNMSLVGIQPSIYTLSILINCCCQLGKVIYGFCLLGEIIKRGHHPDVITFTTLIKGLCLQGKIDYAFKVFAKMTQPGIQPNEFTCNTLIHGICSTGQVGLALQIKNKIPKWNCRPNVVSYFVIIDAPCKGGLVDEALVLFSQMHRDLEVIPNVVVYSSLVNGLCNSCRLNEAKKLLGEMVNRGILADVNTYTCMIHGHCLHGQQEEARRYFDEMMHQGISPNTVTFNILIDSHCKEGNMKDAWGIFKLMHKIDIEPNQITYSSMIDGLCLAGQLQDAVELFNLMVDKGLQPDVFSCNILVDGYCKNRKLDEATQLFKKMKENGLEPTTVTYNILLRGLYQDGRMKPAQRFFTEMQSFGVSPNEVTYCTILDGLCKNGKIAEAMELLESMEGSGILPNVEMYNILIHGLFWVRLLEDARKLYNEIPEKGLVPNVVTYNTMIGGLCYHRMFLEANKLIIQMDEKNCLPNSRTYGTIIKGFLSPVVNSGFFADILWLKLGLFFFACNCIYYLE from the coding sequence ATGAGTCTGGTTCAAAAATTAAAGCTTAATAGTACCAGAGTTATCTCTAGTTATCATCATCAATCATTTGTGAGAGATTATTATGGTTCAGGAGGTAACAAGAGCAGAAGAATATCACAGCTCGAGAGTTTTGTGCAGGATGAGTGTAAGTCTGGTAGGATTAAGAAACTTGATGATGGTTTAAGATACTTTGATCAATTAATTTTGATAAGGCCATTACCTTCTAATGGTACATTTAATCATGTATTGGGTTCATTAACGAAGATCAAGTGCTATTCAGATGTCATTATGTTGTATAAGAATATGAGTTTGGTTGGGATACAACCCAGTATTTATACATTGAGCATTTTGATTAATTGCTGTTGTCAATTAGGAAAAGTGATTTATGGTTTTTGTTTGCTTGGAGAGATTATTAAGAGAGGTCATCATCCTGATGTTATCACATTCACTACACTGATTAAAGGGTTGTGCCTTCAGGGGAAGATTGATTATGCATTCAAAGTGTTTGCTAAAATGACTCAACCAGGTATTCAACCTAATGAGTTTACATGTAATACTCTTATACACGGGATTTGTTCAACTGGTCAAGTAGGTCTTGCTCTTCAGATAAAAAACAAGATTCCAAAATGGAATTGCAGACCAAATGTTGTTTCATATTTTGTGATAATTGATGCTCCTTGTAAAGGAGGTTTAGTTGATGAAGCTTTGGTTCTCTTCTCTCAAATGCACAGAGATTTGGAAGTTATTCCAAATGTAGTTGTTTACAGTTCTTTGGTCAACGGACTTTGTAATTCATGCCGGTTAAATGAGGCAAAGAAACTCTTAGGCGAGATGGTCAATAGAGGAATTTTAGCAGATGTAAACACATATACTTGTATGATTCATGGGCATTGCCTACATGGTCAGCAGGAAGAAGCAAGAAGATATTTTGATGAAATGATGCATCAGGGAATTTCACCAAATacggttacttttaatatcttgatagATTCACATTGTAAAGAAGGGAACATGAAAGATGCTTGGGGGATATTTAAATTGATGCACAAGATAGATATAGAGCCTAATCAGATTACTTACAGCTCAATGATCGATGGTCTGTGTTTGGCAGGTCAATTGCAAGATGCGGTCGAACTGTTTAACTTGATGGTAGATAAGGGCCTTCAACCAGATGTTTTCAGTTGCAATATATTAGTCGATGGGTATTGCAAGAACCGTAAGTTGGATGAAGCTACGCAGCTATTcaagaaaatgaaagaaaatggATTGGAACCCACAACAGTTACTTACAATATCCTATTAAGGGGACTATACCAGGATGGAAGAATGAAGCCTGCTCAGAGGTTCTTTACTGAGATGCAATCTTTTGGTGTATCTCCAAATGAAGTCACATACTGTACAATTTTGGATGGTCTCTGCAAGAATGGAAAAATTGCGGAGGCAATGGAATTGCTCGAATCCATGGAGGGTAGTGGCATCTTACCTAATGTTGAAATGTATAATATCCTTATTCATGGTTTGTTTTGGGTTCGCCTGTTGGAAGATGCAAGAAAACTGTATAATGAGATTCCAGAAAAAGGATTAGTTCCTAATGTGGTAACATATAACACAATGATAGGTGGCCTCTGTTATCACAGGATGTTCTTGGAGGCTAACAAGTTAATCATCCAAATGGACGAGAAAAATTGCTTACCAAATTCTAGAACATATGGTACCATCATCAAGGGTTTTCTATCACCGGTAGTTAATTCAGGATTCTTTGCAGATATATTGTGGCTCAAATTAGGATTATTCTTCTTTGCATGTAATTGTATATATTACTTAGAATAG
- the LOC113294256 gene encoding uncharacterized protein LOC113294256, with product MVALGNRQQHGVDYEETFTPFAKMTTVRLILAIAASQGWPLSQMDVNNAFLHGDFKEEIYMTPPPGFFSTPSTDVCKLKRSLYGLKQAPRAWFDKFRTTLINFSFVHSQYNSSLFLCKTLNGIVLLLIYVDDIVITGTDSTLISKLKEHLCQSFHMKDLGPLQYFLGLEVQSTDTGLFLHQHKYTRDIISLAGLQDGRSVDTPLEVNVKYRRDDGDFISDPSLYRRLVGSLNYLTITRPDISFVVQQVSQFMQAPTHIHLAAVRRIIRYLQGTSDKGLFFPVGTSIRLDAYSDADWAGCSDTRRSITGWCMFLGDSLVSWKSKKQQRISKSSTESEYRAMSSACLEIIWLRGLLGELGFSQAEPTQLHADNTSANQIVANTVFHERTKHIEVDCHSIRDAYDSRVISLPHINTSLQTADVFTKALSRKRHQFLVDKLMLHNHPSSI from the coding sequence ATGGTGGCACTTGGTAATCGGCAACAGCATGGAGTTGACTACGAAGAAACATTTACACCTTTCGCAAAAATGACTACTGTAAGACTTATTCTTGCTATTGCAGCCTCTCAAGGTTGGCCATTGAGTCAAATGGACGTTAACAATGCTTTCTTACATGGGGATTTTAAGGAAGAAATCTATATGACTCCACCACCTGGATTCTTCTCCACTCCATCGACAGATGTTTGTAAGCTCAAACGATCACTTTATGGCTTGAAACAGGCACCACGAGCCTGGTTTGACAAGTTTCGCACTACACTTATCAACTTCTCCTTTGTCCATAGTCAGTATAATTCTTCTCTGTTCCTTTGCAAAACTTTAAATGGCATTGTTTTACTCTtgatttatgttgatgatatcgttATTACGGGTACAGACTCTACTTTGATTTCCAAACTTAAAGAGCATCTTTGTCAGTCCTttcatatgaaggatttaggtCCTTTGCAATATTTTTTGGGTCTTGAGGTTCAGTCGACAGACACTGGTCTTTTTTTACACCAACATAAATATACTCGAGATATTATTTCTTTGGCTGGACTACAAGATGGTCGCTCAGTTGACACTCCTTTAGAGGTAAATGTCAAATATCGTCGGGATGATGGTGATTTTATTTCTGATCCTTCTTTGTATCGTAGATTGGTGGGAAGCCTCAATTATTTGACGATTACAAGGCCAGATATTTCATTTGTTGTTCAACAAGTTAGTCAATTTATGCAAGCACCTACACACATCCATCTAGCTGCTGTTCGTCGCATTATTCGCTATTTGCAAGGCACTTCTGATAAAGGTCTCTTCTTTCCTGTGGGTACTTCCATTCGTTTAGATGCATATAGTGATGCAGACTGGGCTGGTTGTTCAGATACTCGACGTTCTATTACCGGCTGGTGTATGTTTCTTGGTGACTCTCTTGTATCATGGAAGAGCAAAAAGCAGCAACGAATATCTAAATCTTCAACTGAATCTGAGTATCGTGCTATGTCCTCTGCATGCTTAGAAATTATTTGGCTTCGTGGTCTCTTGGGTGAACTTGGCTTCTCTCAAGCCGAGCCTACTCAACTTCATGCAGATAATACCAGTGCCAACCAAATTGTCGCAAATACAGTATTTCATGAACGTACAAAACACATTGAAGTGGATTGTCATTCTATTCGTGATGCATATGATAGTCGTGTTATTTCACTTCCTCATATCAATACTTCTCTTCAAACAGCTGATGTTTTCACGAAGGCTCTTTCAAGAAAACGTCATCAGTTCTTGGTTGACAAATTGATGCTTCACAATCATCCATCATCAATTTGA